From Funiculus sociatus GB2-C1:
CAAATTCCAGGTTGCGGTAAAGTCACGATCACTTCTTTGACCAAAGCCGAAGCCAAGACTACTGAATGAAATTCCATTATTTGTCAGGAAGCTGTTCAACGTAGGGAAGCCAGCAATTTCACTCACGCTTGATGTTCTGGTAGCACCGCTTGGAGGAACTTCAGGACTTCCCTGCCGACCAGTATTATAATAAGGAGCACCATCGCCTCTCGAATTCAAGCTGATATCTGTATGACCAAAGTCTGGGGCAGAGGGATCTAGATTGAAGAAAGCTGTAAATCCCTGATTCTCGGAAGGCTCTCCCAAAAGGTTAAGACTGTACTCAGAGTCAATGGGTCGTGATGAAATATTTTGCAATTGGTCGAAGTTGAAGGTTGCTGCTTGAGCAGATAGAGGTGCGCCTACTGCGACAGTAGTAGTTAGCCCAAGCAGTATTGAAAGGTAGTAATTATGCATAGTGAATGGTCTAAAAAAGTTCCAAAAATTGTGCCGTCATCATCGCACCATATTCAGAGTATCCGTGGTATTCCGGCAACCAGGGAAGCTAAACTATCAACCAGGGAGGCTAAACCATTGCTGCCAATGTGGAGAATAATTTTCCGCTAAATAATTTATAGAGAATGGTTGCTTCCAAAAAACTTTGGCTGGATGAACCGGAGGTCAAAGGCTTTTTTGCCTGGATAACGGTAGTCGTGCTAACAACCTTATGAACTTGAGTAATATCTCAAATACCATTGCTATAAATCATTACTTAATTTTTGCAATACCCCTTTTGGTCTGGTAAGGTCGATAGCAGAATCACTTCTACTCACCTCCTATTCGGAGCCGTGCCTGAGAGTTTCCAGCTCACACGGCTACTGTGTACCGCTCCTTTGCCAGTGTTAGTAATTAGGAAGTTTCTAGATAACGAATCGTCTTTGCTAAACATAATAATGAGTCTAAAGGAGATAAAACCCAGTTGCAATAGACAATCTTTCGGAAAAATTGGGCATTTTTTCGGTCTTGCCCTGTATAACTTTCGGCGCTGGTCTTCTAAAGGGTGGTTTATAAGATGAGCCTCCGATCGAAAGCCTTTGTAACTTGTAATATGGGTTAGCTAAATATTTGCTACAAATAACCCCTCAACAATAGATTGCCACTTGGTTAAAGAAGTTATCTACTGCCAAGCTTTCATAAAAATGCTCTTGACAACAAAATCTACCTAATTTAAGGTAGGTATATGGTTAAAAAAAGTAACCAATCCTCGTCTAGAGAAGTTGTGCTTGACACTGCCGAGCAGTTATTTATGGCTCGCGGATATACAGCAGTGACGCTCAAGCATATAGCTGATCATCTTGGGATGAAACAAGCCTCCCTGTACTATCACTTTCCACAAGGAAAGGAGGAACTTTATGTGGAGGTCATATTGCGTCATCTGGAACGACGACGTGTTCGCTTAAAGCAATTGCTAGCAGAGGCTCCGCCAGAATTGGAAGGGCGTTTACAGCAAATTGGTACTTGGCTGATTCAGCAACCACCTTTAAATGGAAGTCGGATGATTTTAACAGACTTGCCAGAGTTATCACCTGAAAGCTCGGCTCGGCTTGAAGTAGCCATGTATCACTGCATCTTCGCCCCCTTGGAGGCGTTATTTGTTGAGCACCGAGACCAGTTGCATCCTGCTTTGCAGTCTGATCCAGGGCTGATTGGAGGCACATTTCTGTCTGCGATTGAAGCCCTTTACACCGTTAAGCGATATGGAAGCAAAACAGATGAAGCATTAGTAGCAGACTTAATCACATTACTGTTGGAAGGGGCATTGAAGCCTTAATTTTTTTGAAGTCAAACCTACCTAAATTTAGGTAGCTAAACAATTACATTTTTAAGGAAAAGACTGACTATGTTTGAAATGCTGCCAAATTTTTGGACTCCTGTATTGCCTGTTAGCGAAGTGGG
This genomic window contains:
- a CDS encoding TetR/AcrR family transcriptional regulator: MVKKSNQSSSREVVLDTAEQLFMARGYTAVTLKHIADHLGMKQASLYYHFPQGKEELYVEVILRHLERRRVRLKQLLAEAPPELEGRLQQIGTWLIQQPPLNGSRMILTDLPELSPESSARLEVAMYHCIFAPLEALFVEHRDQLHPALQSDPGLIGGTFLSAIEALYTVKRYGSKTDEALVADLITLLLEGALKP